The genomic region TCATTTCCACAGGTTTCCAACTGTGGCTGTTAGCATTGGATTCGCGGTTAATCAAGAGGTATAAGATAATGTTATGCTGTCAAAATGCAACTTTAACTAATATAGACTTGATGTTGGTTACGGCTTTTAGGTTGTGGCTAGGTTCAGATCAGTGATGGTTTTTGGAAAATGAGAATCAAGTCCATGTCCTGTGTATTAACATCCAAACCATTAGTTCAGTGTTTTGTGCAATTTAACCAAATGTTTTACTATGATATGCCATTAATTGTGGATAGCATTATTGGGAACATTTAACAGTAGTAATGGTAAGTACAGGTTTCTAGAACACAATCACAGCTGAGCCCTTAATGCAGAGATTGGTTTGTCATGTGGTATTAAATATACTTTTTAAAGGTACAAGTGAATGTGTTTAGTAGTGCAGTCCCACTGCAGCCTCAACAAAGTATGTGTTCGTTGTTCACTTGAGTGGTTTACACTAATTGGGTGATAAGCTTAACTGCCTGCCTCAGTGCTACATCCTTGCACACTGAAGCAGAATCTGTAGCTGTGTACAAACTTGCAATGAGCCTTCACCACTCTTGATGCACATGTGAAGCCTTCTGCTTAGGGAACCTTCTACTTCCTCCCACAGCTCCTTTGAAGGCAGCTGGTCTTGAATGGTGTTGTTTAGCATGTTTCCTCACTCACTGTCTGATCCTTGCTTCAGTCATGAAACTCCTTGCCTCTGCATTTCAGTTTTAAAGGGGGAATACTTAGGAGAATAAGATCAAGCAATGAAAGCATTTTAACTGGGTTTAACATGCAGAGGATTTGAGGGGAATAGTTATTCCCTCCCCTACTTCAGTCATCTTTCACTTGGGAGCCAGGTATAGGAGCAAAAGCCTTGAGCTTCTCCTGTCTCAGTCTACAGTTGAATAAAGCTTCAGGTGATGTCAGCTATCCCACCTCTGCCCTTTAGGGATATGGTAGCTGTGGCCACtggtagaaaaataaaatatatgtttctTCGCCTGTCCTCCACTCCATATTGTAGAACAGGAAGGAAAGTAGACTGAGGGAAGCCTATAAAACAGTAATTCATCCAAGTGTGACCAGTGTCACCCAGTGATGACATAGGACAAAACAGTGTCAAAGAACAGAATTGGATTAACACAAAATTTGACTGAGACAAGCAGGATCTGATGGACTTGGGCTTCATCCTTCTAGTTTTTCTAGCCACCAGGAATCCTCCTGTGTATATTGCAGCCTCATGAACCTGCAGTTCCATGAGTGGAATTGCACATAACAGTGGCAGACATGTGCCTTCAACAGAAGTCACAGCCAAATACCTGTAAAGTGGGCAATGAATATGATTTGAAGTATGAAATAAGTGGGAGGGAGAATGCTGCAAATGGGATGATTCCCCACCCTACTCCTATTCCTTCACAGCTCAGGCTTATCTTCCCGCCCCCCAATTTATTTCTGGTCCTTAGGTCCACCTAGCACAAATTTGGCTTGGGGGAGAAATTGTGCTTTGCAGGGGGAGGTTCACCAACACTTTTCCACTTGCTGCTTTTCTACTTGGAATTATTCCCATTGTGCCTGATAGGCATCAAGCAACATGTGGTCTTTGAAAATTCAGATTTTCTGCTCAGGTATTCTGCTCTTTAAATGGGGTTGCCAATGAGGAACCGGCCAGACACAATCCAGCATTGTATTTGTAAATAGGTCAATTCGGTGTCACTCATTAGTACCGGTTAGCATTTCAATAGTGGATGCTGAGTTGATGTGTTCCCCAACAATAAGCAACTACGGACTATAACAGCTGCCATTCAGAAGCTTGTAAATCCTTCATATGCCAGCATATGAGAGAGCTGCTCATTCCTTTGTCCTCACTGTATGTTCCTGGTGAAGGCTTGGAAGCTCTATGAGTGGGTGGAAGTTGCTCTTGCTTGTTGTGAAAAACATGGAACACTTTTCAGGTAACTTCCCTGTGATCAATCAGAATCATCCCAAAGTTTAAAGAGATGTAACAACTCACTGCCTATTAAATAAATATGACTATTTAGagcaattaaaataaatgttatctatcgtagtggtccccaacccccggtccggagaccggtacaggtccgtagatcagtcggtactgggccgcagcttctcctcatcctcctccccagctgctgcctcgggggctgccctgccactctgccgccagctcacctttggtgctctccagcggccgccatggctggggctccccctcggcatggcactgcacagctgcagctggcagcgccccccagcggacagcgggaagtcaggggcaccagcggaaaagcaagtggaacagggctCACGTGGCAGCGGCagcattcctcggcaaaagactaccccccccccccgggcctcagtaaaattgtcaagcattgaccagtccctggtgataaaaagtgttggggaccactgatctatcgcATAAACTATCATTATTTACATGCATATGAGGATTGCAGTCTATGAATTATTTTATCTGCTTAATATAATACAAGCTgcattcatgttcttttttccctttctgaaaaTCTTAAAGCTTGAATTTGGAGTAATTTATCACTGTACTGAAGAGAGATTATACACTGGTAGAAGAGGTCAAGGGGCATATTGTAATGACAAAAGACTTCAGGTATCCAAAGTGTCAGGTTGGTATAAATTTTGTTATTACTCTACAATTATAACATTTATTTTCAGAGGGTAGTTGCTAGTTTTAGACAGACCTATGCATCTTTCATTGTCACTTAGGTAATGTAAAAAGTCTGTGTTTTCTCTGTATCCTAATAATTCAGcttaaatgtactaaataaaacagtattttATAAGTCATGGTAGACTTAGCTACTTTGGGACCAATGTCATATATAGCTGATTGAACTATTTTGTCTGGTTCTAGCATAAGTAGTATCCATACAGTTGCCATGTGATTATATTAAATAAGGAGTCTCTAATGCTCATGCATCCCCTAGGTGACCCAGAAAAAATATGCCCTagccttttaaaaagcctttattgCTAAGGATTGTTCTGTGTGCTGCTTTAGCTGTTAGAAGAGCACCAGAAATTAAGCTTAgtcctagagccagcttggtgtggtagaaagagtggcagcctctaatctagagaactgggtttgattccccactcctcccccacatgcatccagctgggtgaccatgggccagtcacagttctttaagccccagctacctcacaggacgtctcttgtggagaaaggaaaggaaggcgattgtaagctgttttgaaactcttttgggtagtaaaaagtagggtacaggagccagctcttcttgtttgtttgtttgtttgtttttaggagAGAATAAAACTTCATAATATATAgcttgtgtgtgtatacacatacatgAAAAAGAGTTTTACTATGGAAATCTCAAAATGGGTTAaaatataaatggaaaaataCTACTTGGAAAAACTGTTTAAGTAATACGTATACCATTTTTACAGACATTTCAAAGGCCCTGATCTTAACAGAGATTGGTCCGAAACGAGACCCTGGGACACTGAAACTATTTCTTAGTAACATGGAGAGGTTACTCAGGGCCCAAGCTCATGGGTAAGAATTTTCCTACAACACTCATAGTGCTTTATAAACAAATCAAAACCAGCATTTTTTCACTTTTCAGTTTAAATAGTCATCTGTTTAAATACGATGAACCTAGTGGAAAGTTTTGCAGGTGTTCTAGTAGCTAGGGACAGTTACCAATGACTCTAGTCTTCCCTATTCAGGGCTTGTTGTGCACAGTACTTCCTTGGTGCTGTCTCCAACATAGGAGTCAACACAAAAGCGTTGCAACTGAAATGCACAGATAATATCAATATGGATACATAAACTGTACAGTAGCACATACATTGTTAGATCTGTCAGTCGTGTTTGACATGGTCAGCCACGTGCTGTTGGCCAGCCATCTTTCCATGgccaggatttgggggacagcccatCAGTAGTTGAGCTCCTTTCTCTAGGatcggacacagagggtggctgttgaGGAAGAGTTGTCACGGCCCTAtaaactcccttgtggagtttctcagggagtggttctctcctgacacattatttaacatcttaatgcgctctctggcccagctgatctggaACTTTGggatgggttgtcaccaatatgcagatgacacccagctctatatcctGATGGATAGCCTCCTGGACTCCCCTCCAGTCATCCATACAATGATCACttacagattagacttctgtaacttgctctacacgggtctacccctggccttgacccagaaattgcaactggtacaaaatgctagGGTCCTCAGCGGAatatcttggaaggcccatattcagcatgtgccgaggcagctgcattggttgccagttgtggcccacatcaaggttttggtgttaacttttaaggccatctgcagttcgGGGACAGCCTATTTCCTTATGCCTCTCGCAGGGCTTTactctctgtgggtatgaatctgttgaggtCTCCACTCAAGGGAGGTTCACCAGGCCTCagcctttccagtcctggccccttccttgtggaatgagctcctgggagagctatggGCCCAGTCGGAGctttcaaagttctgcagggcctgcaaaacaaagttctgcagggcctgccaggcCTTCAGTTGAGGACAGGGCACGGAAGATCGGGGGGCCCTCACTGAGATCATCAAGCTCCCCCTAGGAAGATCTCCCCTAAGCCTCATTTTCAGATGGTCTGTTGagcgggggaaggggagggagttgtcACCATTGAGGGTTTTGTAATTGGGGATTTTAATGATGGTTTTATGGGGCTTTATACTTGAGTTGTGAACCGCCGTGATAactttttgggagtggcagtatagaagccgaagtagaaataaataaaaatagaataaaaatagtATGAAGGAGTCCAATGCTGTGTCAGATATGTGTTACATCAATATCTTGAAAAACCATGTCCTGAAGCTAGATCGGTGTATACCTTTGTTCAGGTATAATAGCATGATGTAAACCTGAGGACACGTTTTCTAAAATTGTTTCATAGACGGACGggttttgcctgcagcttttatCAAGAGTTTTGTTGTGTTCACCTGTGTTCTGTCTCTGCTGCCCCCTTCCTGCTTGTCTACTTCAGGATTCGTGTCATTGGAAGTTCTACTTTAGCACTCTGCCACTTAGCGTCTGGCGCTGCGGATGCCTATTATCAGTTTGGCCTTCATTGCTGGGACTTGGCTGCAGCTACTGTGATTATCAGAGAGGCGGGTGGTGTTGTTATTGACACTTCAGGTAAGCAAAGTACGCTCTTAGGCGGAAGCAGTAGAGACTTCATGCTTTAGGAAGCACATACTATTGCTTTATTTATAATCTGTCTTTCTCACAGAGATTCAAAGTGGATTACACAATGTAATTCAATGCAATCAATAGGACAAGACATGTAAAATCAATTTGACCAATAGCAAACAGCGACCTAGACCAGATGCGTTTCAGCACTACCACCTCCTTCAGTGGTCAGGCAAATTAAAGCAAACATAAAATGTGAACTACATAGGCTCCTAACGTATATTTATCCACTAATGGAAAGGACACAGTAGAATTTgctgaaaggagaggggaaaagagaaaatTGTGCTCTTAAATATAGTGCATAAAACTCAGACTCTACAGTGTATATGGCATGCATATAGAATTCTTAAAGCATTTTGCCCCAAGCATCAGTTGCCACCTTTCTaattcataggagggatgatgatgatgctaatgACAGAGTCAGGCTCCTTCCACCTGTTTTAGCGGATCTAGGTTATTATCCAAGATGACAGAGAGAATACTTCTTACTTCCTGAGCAGACACTGTACAgacaggagaaagaagaaatatatattttaaggctCAGTGAATTAtatttaaaagggtttttttccccatctgtGATTTCTGTAACTTTGAAACCAGTCCTAATTTAGCAGCTGGTTATTTTGCAGTCTGTATTGAATTGCACTCATAGTCTCAAATATTGCTCCTTCATGGACCCCCTGTGGACAGGATGAACTAGGGGGACAGCTCCTTCCTGGACACCCCAGTGGACAGTGGACTAGGGTTATGATCAGTACACTTATTTTGTGCTCCATCTCATAATTGTCAGCATTGTTTATATCCCTGTGAAAAATTGTGCCTTGAGTGGAAGGGCAGGTTTGCACAGAGCTAATGAATTTAAGTGACATTTTCTGTAATCCAATTGCTGTCTTTTATAGGAGGTCCTCTGGACATAATGTCATGCCGGGTGATTGCTGCAGGTACCCAAGAAATGGCTGCATTTATAGCTCAACAAATACAGACTATTGACTACGGAAGAGACGATGAGAGTTGACAAGGACTTTAAATATTTCTGAAACTATTGAGGCATCTGCCCTTTGAACTACTTCACTTTTCTTCAAGAAGGCTTGCTTATAGGATAATGGGTAAAGGTGTGCTTTCTCATACTGTTGGAATGTCAAAAATGTTAGGAAAAGCTTTTGCTTGCATTATAGGAGGGTgaagggaattttttttgttaattttgtACGTTTTTTGGCTCCTTTTATAATAAAAGTTTATTTCACCTGCACTTAAATATATCACAGGAGTTCAGGATTAAGTTCGTTCCCTGCTTCTCTGAAGATGGAAGAGGCTGTTTGtaacaatgcaattaaaaacaaaatgctacTTTTTGCAGATCTCAGGTCAACTATATTTTGTTCTACAGAGAGAGCAAGTAGTTTACATGGTGTGCCTAAAACACGCTCATCCATCAGTGCTTGAGAGGACACTTACAGCTCTATTATAAATTTAAAAGCATGTGCATTGGGTGAGATTTTGTAGTTTTTGTGGTACACAATACTGCTTACAATACATATATTTTGAATTGTGTGTTGCCTCTATGTAAATAACATAATTAATAGTAATGCGGATTAGGTGATGAAAAGCTTTTTTCTTAATTGTTCAGTGATTCAAGAAATATGATATGTAGCAAAAGTTTTTAAATGGCACAAATTCTAGAATCTGACTGTTCGCTTTGTATGGGTATGACCATTTTTAACTCATTAGCACTGAGCACAAAGTTGGCTGAAGGTTAATGTGGTATGGTGGTTAGAGGGATGGACTAATTTACATCAGTACTCTTCCATTCAGCTTTCTGGGTGACTTGGCATGAGTCATTCTTTCTGCATAGCCTACCTCATTGTTTCAGATACAATGGAGGAGCTGACCTaagtccttggaggaagagcagcaTGAGAATTCAGGTAGGCAGCTACCTGGTACTGCTGGACCTAACCTGCAGCTACCAAATGCATCAAAAAGGAATTATATTGGGTATATCAAACATTAAGAAAAGGAAGACTTGGAGCACTGGTATTCAAGAACAGAGCTTTTTAGGCTCCCATTGCAGGAGATGTTATTTTAAGACTGAAGGGTGATAGAGTCTCATGTGTTATTTTTGAGAGCCAAATGGGGGAAAGGGCACTGCATAAGCCTTGCTGTAACTGAAATCTGTCATATTTTTGTCTGGAATGTACTAATCTGGACTACAGGTAGATGCTTGCAGAACAATGACACTGCTACCAAATAGAATTCTGCTTTAAAAACTGGAATTCAGAGAGATGTGTTCTGAATtagaagaaaagatgatttttataccccacttgtctatctgaaggagtcttaaagtagcttgcaatcactttcccttctccccacaatggtTACCCTGTCAGGTAAGTGGGGCAGgggctcttagagaactgtgaccaacctaaggtcacacagctggctgcatatggaggagtggggcatcaaaccaggttctccaggttagaggccattgctcttaaccattacaccaagcttctTCTTAGCATCTTCTTTGTGGGCACTCGCCTTTAGGAACACCATGAAACCTGAAATATATAATGTCCATAATGCTTCCTCCAAGGCCACTTTTTCTCCTGCCCTTTTTGCCATACTCTTTTCTTCCATGCTCTTTCTTAAACATTCCAAGTTGAGTGCTAaagcactaaaccaatatagcacttcagtgttaAAAGCAGCGCTATTGGGATGCATTGACTCCTTGGTGTGCTCCAAGGAAAAATGGCATGGTAAAAAAGGGTGAGGGAGAAAGCtgtactgtttgaaatgaccactgCACAGAAGATTTGCGGTATAAAGCCCCCATCCTTATATCCCTGTACTCCAAATTGGGCCAACATTGAATAAaatctggtttagaatggtaatgtgaaaatcatcTTTATTACATTACTAATGAATGAAGAAAAGCCTTACAAACAGAGGTGTTAAAGATTAGGACCGATTTTATAAGTTTAACCTTTTGAGGCCTTTATGTATGTCTGTGTATATAAAAGGGAGGCTAATACCTAATTCTTGTGCCAGTGTTATATTTGAATAATTGCTCAGAAACTTCTGGTTCATAAGGCAGCCAGCTCCTTTCCAGAAAGATGCTTCTGTGCCTGTCCTACTTACATGATAGCCTCTCTAGCCCGTGCATCCATGAGAATGGAAAATCTGTACATGTCCATTTTGTAATCACTAGATACAAGAATCTTAGGAATTAGTTGACTGCCTTGTTTTTCAAAGAATAAACTCATCATCTGCTGGTTATAGGTGATTAGGATAGAATGTGCCATCAGTGCATTATAAACCATGACATTATATAACCAAAATGTTCTTTAGAAGTgacattgaaaaataaaaatgcccATTCACTGGGTGAAGGTTCATTCCCTGGACATCTACTTCTAAGCACTATTGAGTACTTCAGAATGTTCAAAGCCCTTCCCATACATTACTTTGTACCCTTTACAACCACCTTGTACAGCATGTCAGTATTCTTCTTGTACAGCATGTCATTGTTGCTGATGAGAAGACTGAGAAATTGTGGCTAGTCTGTAGCTTCCTAGTGAACTCATTGCAGAGGTGAGATTGAAAGCAAGGAATTAGTGATTTCTAACCAGCAATGCCATTCTAAACTCAGCTATCCCCCCTAATGACTTAAGTGGACTTAGAAGAGTAAAGCTCTACTTGTGCTGTAAGTATTTTGGCTGTTAAGTCACAGTGGCTCTTTGATTTGAAGGTTAGGGTTGTAATTTTGTGCACAAATGACTGCAATTTGATAATTATTGCCCATAGTACATTTATCAGCTGTGATCAATCCATTTGTTAATGGTGATTTTGAGCTAAGATGTATAAAGACCCAAAGAACAAAGATGCTTAGCTCTAGTAAGTGAACTTATATTTTTTTAGATCAcccaacacacacatgcacaccacattacatttaaaattaataagTCCTGGTCTTTTAGCACTGATAAGGTGTTGGTACACACATTGTAGGAAGATTTTTCCACTGGGAAGTTACACAGGCAGTATTGAATGTCCATATTCCCAACAGGTATACTAAATATAGAGACAAAAGTACTATTGTGTAACATTAAATATTTGGTACAGATTACATGCTGTATAAGGTATGTTTGCATCAAAAATGATTCTGTAGGTATATTATTTCCTTTAATGGCATCTTAATGGTGAGATATTATGAACACTGCCATATATAATGACTACTGAATTTCAACTTGCCCACCATTACCTGTCTGCTGTTAAATTTTACTTTGAGATCTGGAAATGTATACATCTCTACCTCATACAAGGTTATGAGCACTAATGTGTTGTGGTAAAGTTCCGTAAATGCTACTGCTTACCATGAATAGTAAAATACGCCATGTCTGTACTGAAGCACATGTATTCTCAGATGAAGCACTGCATAATTATAGGAGTCACTGCCTCAAGTTGTGGTGGTGTCCTGTGGCTTAGATGACTTGAAGAAAGAATTGGACAAATTAATGGCAGAGAATACATGTGATGCTAGCCATAATGTCCTTAATTCAGGGtcctgttcctttcccctttgGAACTTGTGAGCATTTATTGCACCTTGTTGGTTTTCCAGAAAGAATGCCCCTGTGCTTACCCAATCTGAATACAAGCAAGGAATAGCTATTGTCTTTATGCTCTTCAGATCTGGCTCTCCTTAATTACTTTCAAAAAGTGGATCTGTTCAGTCATGTTAAGCTGTGTCATTCACTGGTTAGTAATTAATATTATACAGCATTGTCatttattttaaagtaaattCTGAGTTAGAAATTATTCCTGGTTAAGTATTGCAGCCTGTCCAGCTGGCAGTTATCAAACATACtaaatttattgcatttttaaaacttttcagaAATATATCTTCAAGTACACCTATTCCAGCAAGTGTACATGAAAACTCAGTACTTGCTCCCCATGTTAGTTGGGGTAAGTGCAGTTGTTCCATTAAAATCAGTTTTATACCACATCCTTAACTATGACTGCTGTGGTTTGAGGGGGACTAAAACCATGGAACTCGTGGACTGAACAGGGACAGCAGGAAAGAGTTTGCTGTACTTTTACTTGAAATAACTTATTTGTTCTCAAATGTGTGACATAACCAAGAgcttagagtaggggtagtcaaactacggcctttcagatgtccatggactacaattcccatgagccccatggggattgtagtccatggacacctggaggaccgcagtttgactacccctggcttacagtatAATCCTGAACATCAATATGGTTACTAATATTCTAAGGGCTTCAGTGGAACAACACTTGTGTCTAAATCATGCTGCTAATCAGACCATCTGATTTGTGTTTGTATAAAATTGAAGGCTTtgaacataaggtaaaggtaaaggtatcccctgtgcaagcaccgagtcatgtctgacccttggggtgacgccctctagcgttttcatggcagactcaatacggggtggtttgccagtgccttccccagtcatgaccgtttaccccccagcagcaagctgggtactcattttaccgacctcggaaggatggaaggctgagtcaaccttgagccggctgctgggatcgaactcccaacctcatgggcaaagctttcaggcagctgccttaccactctgcgccacaagaggctcttgttttgaACATAATCCAGAGCTTTTGAATGCAGGAGCttttgtcctttttttaaaaggggggaaatatgctATGCTGATGCAGATACTCCCTCCACATGTAAAGAGCTCcctcacaagaaaaaaaaaagccttgaagcactgggggggggggtgacagggtGTGTACAAGGAGATATAAGGTTAAGCTGTGGATATGCACACAAGTTTTATTTGGATATGCATTTTCTACCAGCCTTCTGAGGGAGGTCAGGCAAAAGCAATTTCCCTGGCAGCCTCCTTTGTCTTCATTCATTCAAAAAAGCCAATAGTTAGGGAACTCATGCAGACTGAAAGCAATGTACTTTAGTGTGCTACAGGGAGCAGGTGAGATTATCCTTCCGCTGTCTTCCATTCAGCCTATGATTGCTAGCATGCAGCACACTGAGACTTTGAGACTGATTTTATtcaaggaaaggcaaatgtgCATTTAATTGAACAAATGCATTTGCtttaagttttcttttaaaggtgCCTGTCCCATGGGGGGGCATAAAGGGCAAGTGTCCAGTTAGCATTTGGTTGGTTGGCCTGTGAATTT from Paroedura picta isolate Pp20150507F chromosome 9, Ppicta_v3.0, whole genome shotgun sequence harbors:
- the IMPA2 gene encoding inositol monophosphatase 2 → MKPGGEQGAAAPAAADDPWKECVELAVQLALRAGQIIRKAFTEEKQVFTKTSAADLVTETDHFVENLIVSSLKEKFPTHRFIAEEATAAGSKCILSASPTWIIDPVDGTCNFVHRFPTVAVSIGFAVNQELEFGVIYHCTEERLYTGRRGQGAYCNDKRLQVSKVSDISKALILTEIGPKRDPGTLKLFLSNMERLLRAQAHGIRVIGSSTLALCHLASGAADAYYQFGLHCWDLAAATVIIREAGGVVIDTSGGPLDIMSCRVIAAGTQEMAAFIAQQIQTIDYGRDDES